GAAACGGTACTATAAGCAGAGTTACTGTAAACTAAATCTAAACCGCCAATAAAATCGTTATTAAATGAACTTTGGCTGGTACAACCCATTTTTATTTCAAAATTTTCAAAAGGTGCTGTTGAGTTTTTAAAAGCAATTCTTAATGCAATCTCGGAAATAACACCTGTACTTAAGCCTTCATTCTGAAGTTCAGCTGCGGTATAAATTATCTGAATACGACCATCTGTATCATCTCCCTTAAATGGAGAAGTGACATTCGAAACATTGCCTCCGGAAACTGTTCCCATTTCTACCGGGGCAGCCGGGTTAGGGCATACCGTATTATTGGCTCCACAACTTAATAATACCGGTGAAGGTGTTCCAATAACATTTGAAGTTAATTGTATCGGATCTAAATTACAGAAACTTGTATCCGGGCTTGCTTCAACTTCAACGGTTTGATCCGTCACTACAGTTACAAAACTATTTCCAACACAACCACCGTCATCGACTAATACTTCAAAAGTAGTTGTTTCAGTAGGGAATGCAATAGGATTTGATATACTTGAATCAGAAACTAAATTTGAAGGCAACCAGGTAATATCCATACCCGTAGTTTGAAATAAACATACCCCAAATCTGGTATTTGGACGCTGATTACTTGAACCGGTTATAGCATTATTTGTACAAACGTTTGCGTTGTCAGCTCTGTACCAAATTACCGAGTTTGTAGGAGTTGTTGTGAAAAAGTTTTGCGTATTCTGAGATGTAAAACTAGAGTTATTAAAACAAACTTCAACAATTAAGTCAGATACTCCGTCCCACTCATAATTGGTATCGAAAACATGCGTATTCCATCCATTTACAACATTTACTGTTTTAGGATCATAAACTTGCGTTAAGCCTGTCTGCCAGGTAGTTAAGGTGTTCATTGAAGTAACGCATCCCATGCGAATTCTAAAATTATTTAAAGTAGTTTGTCCACCTAAAGTTGCAACTTGAAAACTCAATGAGGTGATAACACCCGGATTAACTCCCAATGCCTGCAATTCTGCAGCAGTATATAACATTTGAGTTCTGTTACCCCAGAACCAGTTACCATAAATAGCAGGATAGGTATTGCCTGTATTGGCGCTAGTACCTGTACCTACAGTAAACTCATCAGGTGTAGTTAAACAAGGTGCATTAAACTCACCACAGAGTCCGCTTGAGCCTGCAACATCTAGTTGCACAGCTCCTCCCGGGCAAATAGTGTCCGGGTCAGCAATTGCTATAACATTTGGTGCGACACCCAAAAGAATTACACTTACAGAATCAACTATTCGGCAACCATCATCAGAAACCATTTCAACTTCATAAGTTGTGGTTTCAAATGGGTTAGCAATTACATTAGCTCCGCTTGTTGTGTTGAGTCCGTTGGATGGTGACCAGCTAATTCCATAAGGTCCAAAAGCCGGATCCGGATTTACATTCAACATTGTGCTGTTAAACTGACAAATTGAGTCATCATCTGAAATGGTATAGGTAAAATCATCTACTACAAAAACGGTAACTGTGTCTCTGTTTTTGCAAATAGGATTTAAATTACTTTCAACTATGTAGGTTGTTGTCTGGTTAGGACTGGCCGTTGGATTTGGGATATTGGGGTCTGAAAGCCCGTCAACAGGAGTCCATGTAAAGGAAGAGCCTCCAATTGCCTGAAGTTGCACCGGACCTCCTGCATCGCAATAAAATAAATCCGGACCGGCAAAGGTCCCCGGCAATACGTTAATTTGATATGAAAAGGTCGCTTGCCCGGGATAAGGACAGGCATCATCCGTAACGGTTACGGTAAAAAAGTGGATACCTACATCCAAAGCAGAGGGCTGCCAGGTAAAAGTACCGACAATTGGTCCGTTTCCAGAACCTGTAATTTGAAAATCAGCATCAGGGATAGCCGAACCCACATTTGTAACTATATCAATTGTGACAGCTGTATCCGGTGTGCTGGCAATAATATCAAAAGAAATTAGACCGTCCGGACAGGTTTCTACTACCGTACTATCTAACTGCGCGCCACCTTGCAAATCTACAATTGGTGATACGTTAGGGATAGTGTTACATGGAACAACGAAAATCTGAATATCTCTAATAGTTGAGCCAATCAATTCTCCATTTCTATACTCATCTACCCTTATGGTTAAAACAGCAACCTGTGTTCCGTCCGGAGTGAAAGAAATCTGACCTGTTTGTGTATTAAAGACTAAAGGTCCGATTAAATCCATTGGATTTGTTGGTGAAAAAGAAGGATCAGAATAGTTAATTGGGTTTCCTCCGTTCGTCATAGGATTGACCAATGAAAAAACCAAAGAGTCACCATCAAGGTCAACTGCACCAAAATTTAAGTTGTTTAACTGATTTGCACAGGCATACTGTAAGGCTGTACCTGTGAAGACAGGAGAGTTATTACATAATCCGTTGGTGTTATCAAGGTTTGTTTCTATATAAAATTGCGCTCCTGCAGGGTTTTGCAAGTTTGTGATTTGAGAGTTTCTACAGCAAAGGGAGTAAGTTATAACCCAATCATCACATTCCTGTGGAAGTGTAATTATTGCTGTATAAGTATATAACTCCAGTCCGGGAAGTGGTCCGTTATTACAAGCACTTTGACTGCTTTGTGCCTGACAAAGGAAAGGCACTTCTTGTCCGCCGGCAGGTGTGCCCGGAGGAGAACCCGGAGGTGGCTGCATACTAAGCGACTGATTAAAGCTTTGGCCACAAGAGGCAGAGCTTATGTTAACATTAGGCGATGCCGGTGCACTAATTCCATCGCAATCATTGTAGTAGGTAAAAGTGATTTCGTATTGGTTATTACCCAGACAAGTGTAGGATAAATCTCCACCTACCGCATGACTTGCTTCTGTAGTTTTTGTAAAAAAAACAGAAATTAGCAAGAGGGTTAATAATATTTTTGTGTAAAATTTAAAACGCATAATCTATTGTATTCAGATTTCAAAATTATATAAGGAACATTATGTAAAAATACAAAATATTTTTTAAAACTTCAAAAAACAAAGAATATTTAACATTAAACAGATAGTATATATAACTGATTATTAGTTATGATTCATATTTTTTCTCACAAACACTTATTGAATCTAATTTTTAAACTAAGTTTGCAATAGAACAAATTCTTTCATTTTACAAAAAAAAAAGCAATGTACAGAACTCATAATTGTGGTAATTTAAGGTTAAATAATAGTGACCAAAATGTTATTCTTTGCGGTTGGGTTCAAGGGGTAAGAAATCTTGGCGGAATGACATTTGTAGACTTACGAGACAGATATGGAATTACACAATTGGCCTTTAACCTAGAAACAGATGCTGATTTGTGTCAAAAAGCCAGAAAGCTTGGTAGAGAAGATGTTGTCCGAATTGAAGGAGTTGTGAATGAAAGGAGTAGCAAAAACGCTGACTTATTGACCGGTGATATTGAAATTGTTGTAAAGACTCTTGAGATACTTAATAAAGCTGCCTTACCACCCTTTTTAATAGAAGAAGAAACGGATGGTGGGGATGAGCTGAGAATGAAATACAGATATCTGGATTTAAGAAGACCTAATATTCAGCAAAATTTAATTTTCAGGCATAAAGTAGCACAATCTGTCCGTAGATTTTTAGACAAAAAAGATTTTTTGGAAATTGAAACTCCTTTTTTAATTAAAAGTACTCCTGAAGGTGCCAGAGATTTTGTAGTACCCTCCAGAATGCATCCCGGTCAGTTTTATGCTTTACCTCAATCTCCGCAAACTTTTAAGCAACTTTTAATGGTTTCCGGTTTTGACAGGTATTTTCAAATTGTGCGTTGCTTCAGAGATGAAGATTTACGGGCAGATCGTCAGCCGGAGTTCACACAAATAGATTGCGAATTGTCTTTTGTAAATCAGGAAGATGTATTGCAAATTTTTGAAGAGATGTTAAAAAGTGTCTTTAAGGATGTATTGAGTATTGAACTACCATCCGTTGAAAGAATGGATTATAAAGATGCTTTGAAATATTACGGGAATGATAAGCCGGATACCCGCTTTGGAATGAAAATTCATGAGTTAAATGAATTGGTAAAAAATAAAGGATTTAAAATATTTGATGAAGCTGAACTGGTTGCCGGAATCTGCGTAGAAGGTGCATCATCTTTTAGCAGAAAACAAATAGATGCTCTAACGGAGTTTATTAAAAGACCCCAAATAGGAGCTTCCGGTTTGGTATATGCTAAAATAGATGAAACTATAAAATCTTCTGTAGATAAATTTTATTCAAAAGAGGATTTAACTGAATGGAAAAAAGAATTTAATGCCAAAACCGGAGATTTAATTTTGGTAGTTGCCGGAGATAAAAATACCACCCGGAGAGCATTATCAGAATTAAGATTAAAATTAGGTAATGAGCTTGGATTAAGAAAACCCAATGATTTTAAAGCTCTTTGGGTATTGAATTTCCCGCTTTTGGAATGGGACGAAGAGGCTCAAAGATATTATGCTTGTCATCACCCATTTACAGCACCAAAAGAGGAACATATTGAGTTGCTGGAAAAATCACCGGAAAAAGTATATGCAAATGCATATGATTTGGTTTTAAACGGAAATGAAATTGCAGGCGGATCAATCAGGATTCATAATCGTGATTTACAGGCAAAAATATTTGAGGTATTAGGCTTGTCAGAAGAGGAAGCTAATGAAAAATTTGGATTTCTGATGAAAGCATTTGAGTATGGAGCTCCGCCTCACGGAGGGATTGCTTTTGGTTTTGACAGATTGGTGGCGCTGATGAATGGTTTTGAAAATATCAGAGATATGATAGCTTTCCCAAAAAACAATGCCGGCAGAGATGTGATGCTGGATAGTCCATCAAATATTGATCAGGAACAATGGGAAGAGTTAAAACTTAAACCGAAAAAAGACTAAGTTTATAAAGTGTTTACAGAGCCCGGCTTGTATCCCAATTTTTCTATTTTTTCAGTAATTTCTGAGGATGCAGTTTCTTCCGGATTGTAATAAAGTATAGCATTGTTTTTTTCCAGATTTACCTGAACTGATTGAATGCCTTTTTCTGACTTCAGTCCTTCTTCAATTTTTTTCACACACATCATACAACTCATTCCTTCAATTGGAATTTCTATTTGTACTTCCGAAACTGCAATTTCGGTATTTACTGCTTCTTTTTGCTCAGTCTTATTGCTATCAACACTATTACATGCAGACATAAACGTGATGAAAATTAAAATTGACAGTATGCTGTATAGTTTCATTTTTTAAATTTTAGATGATTTATCGCTTTATACTATGCAAATATAACATTTCAAAGATTGAAAAAATTCAATTAAAGCCTTTAAACTTTTCCCTGAATTTAATTATAAAATAACCACTGTATACCCAGTTGAAAAGTTCTCGGGGTAATTGGATATCTATAGCTTCCCCAGTCTGTTTCCTGCGGAAATAAATCTGAATTAACATGTGTGAGACTCAAAGATACCCTGACAGTTTGAATTTTTACATTTAAAAATATATCAACAACCGGATGATAGGATGGTTTCCAGTTTCTTTGCTCATAATAGATGTTATTCACTATGTCATATCCCTGCATAAAAAAACTTTCCCTGTGGCGAATGTCTAAGCCTAAATTAAATGTCAAAGCCTGATTAAATAGGTCGTTTTGAAAAAATAAAGAGTGATGAAGCTGAAAAGCAGGAAAATCTATTGGAGCTTTATCTGATAAGTATCTGGCTAATAAATAGTTTTTTAAATGA
This sequence is a window from Chitinophagaceae bacterium. Protein-coding genes within it:
- the aspS gene encoding aspartate--tRNA ligase, which produces MYRTHNCGNLRLNNSDQNVILCGWVQGVRNLGGMTFVDLRDRYGITQLAFNLETDADLCQKARKLGREDVVRIEGVVNERSSKNADLLTGDIEIVVKTLEILNKAALPPFLIEEETDGGDELRMKYRYLDLRRPNIQQNLIFRHKVAQSVRRFLDKKDFLEIETPFLIKSTPEGARDFVVPSRMHPGQFYALPQSPQTFKQLLMVSGFDRYFQIVRCFRDEDLRADRQPEFTQIDCELSFVNQEDVLQIFEEMLKSVFKDVLSIELPSVERMDYKDALKYYGNDKPDTRFGMKIHELNELVKNKGFKIFDEAELVAGICVEGASSFSRKQIDALTEFIKRPQIGASGLVYAKIDETIKSSVDKFYSKEDLTEWKKEFNAKTGDLILVVAGDKNTTRRALSELRLKLGNELGLRKPNDFKALWVLNFPLLEWDEEAQRYYACHHPFTAPKEEHIELLEKSPEKVYANAYDLVLNGNEIAGGSIRIHNRDLQAKIFEVLGLSEEEANEKFGFLMKAFEYGAPPHGGIAFGFDRLVALMNGFENIRDMIAFPKNNAGRDVMLDSPSNIDQEQWEELKLKPKKD
- a CDS encoding heavy-metal-associated domain-containing protein encodes the protein MKLYSILSILIFITFMSACNSVDSNKTEQKEAVNTEIAVSEVQIEIPIEGMSCMMCVKKIEEGLKSEKGIQSVQVNLEKNNAILYYNPEETASSEITEKIEKLGYKPGSVNTL